A region from the Salvia splendens isolate huo1 chromosome 15, SspV2, whole genome shotgun sequence genome encodes:
- the LOC121768903 gene encoding myosin-2-like isoform X4 has protein sequence MSSTGTSLEEMLDSLGRRDDQKPNDMPPALPARPTSRTRLPSNRRAALPGIVEAVMELSSLNCANKDDSKGSRWESVGAKTVKKVKQGESHYPMAASDESKSVEMLANPPLGSSFRESERNMDMEYFIKHKLLVWCRLLNGPWESGEMKSTSGDEVSVLLTNGTVSTFNKLNIFPANPDILQGVDDLIQLSHLNEPSVLHNIHHRFSHDIVYSKAGPVLVAVNPFKDIQLYGDDFVNGYRQKLLDSPHVYAVADKAYCEMMTDKRNQSIVISGESGAGKTETAKLVMQYLAALGGGSNGGIESEFLQTSYILEAFGNAKTTRNNNSSRFGKLIEIHFSDTGKICGAKIQTFLLEKSRVVQLAQGERSYHIFYQLCAGAPSCLQGRLMLKRACDYTYLNQSDCLEIHGVDDGQNFSTLMEALNIVGISKDDQEQAFEMIAAVLWLGNISFHVIDNENHTEVVANEAVKNAANLIGCGIPELMHALSTHSIQAGKDKVAKKLTLQQAIDARDSLAKLIHASLFEWLVEKINISLARVKHHTGSSIRILDIYGFESFKKNSFEQFCINYANERLQQHFIRHLFKIEQEEYESDGIDWEKVDFVDNQECLNLFEKKPLGLVSLLDEESNFPKATSLTFAAKLKQHLSANYCFKGDGAGAFTVCHYAGEVLYDTGEFLEKNRDPLHSEIIQLFSLCNSQLPQLFASKMIPSQKQSVITKFKDQLFKLMQQLESTTPHFVRCIKPNSKKVHGEFEKDLVSEQLRCCGILEVVRISRSGYPTRMTHQEFTRRYGILLPENNICQNPLNTSIAILQKFDIQPEMYQVGYTKLFFRAGQIGALEDVRGETLTGALEIQKCFRRHLAHRSILKLKGGSTALQSYVRGEIVRREYIALLKLKQQVAEQKMDEAVLQLQSAIRGWMVRRHFSNSQELEESNASEEPDMMISEMQDVLTELPLSAIELQKRLVIAEMTLVKKERENAVLREKLQQYEAKRLECESKMKSMEEMLHNQMASLQMSLAAARQSICADKCSTISEKYCDNESPRFYDCEEASSQNPSASALIKYSSKGTAASTCGDKGGLELAAPQLEPKKHKFVDEVRAVMKIKSVSLVRMSPRDELQNMKNKLGAWKTDIKGKLKDAKPKSQKPGHADGEKVNRKWNDLVPQRRFSLH, from the exons ATGTCCTCAACTGGGACCTCCTTAGAGGAAATGCTGGATTCTCTGGGGCGAAGAGACGATCAGAAGCCCAACGACATGCCTCCAGCCCTCCCGGCACGGCCGACCTCTCGCACTCGCCTTCCATCGAACAGGCGGGCAGCGCTGCCTGGCATTGTTGAAGCAGTGATGGAGCTGAGCTCATTAAACTGTGCGAACAAGGATGATTCCAAAGGCTCTAGGTGGGAGAGTGTTGGGGCCAAAACTGTTAAAAAAGTGAAACAGGGGGAATCACACTACCCCATGGCTGCTTCAGATGAGTCCAAGTCCGTAGAGATGCTTGCCAACCCTCCCCTAGGGTCGAGCTTTAGGGAGTCCGAGAGGAACATGGATATGGAGTATTTTATCAAACAT AAACTTCTTGTTTGGTGTCGGCTACTTAATGGCCCATGGGAATCAGGAGAAATGAAATCTACTTCAGGCGATGAAGTCTCTGTCCTTCTCACAAACGGAACT GTTTCCACGTTCAACAAACTGAATATTTTTCCTGCCAATCCAGACATTCTTCAGGGGGTGGATGATCTTATCCAACTTAGTCATTTGAATGAGCCTTCAGTtcttcataatattcaccacAGATTTTCTCATGACATAGTATAT AGTAAGGCAGGGCCCGTTTTAGTGGCAGTCAATCCTTTCAAAGATATCCAGCTATATGGGGATGACTTTGTTAACGGTTATCGACAGAAGCTCCTAGACAGCCCTCATGTTTATGCTGTTGCTGACAAAGCATACTGTGAAATGATGACAG ATAAAAGAAACCAGTCCATTGTGATAAG TGGGGAGAGTGGGGCTGGGAAGACTGAAACTGCCAAGTTAGTGATGCAATATTTGGCTGCACTTGGTGGAGGTAGTAACGGTGGAATAGAATCTGAGTTTCTGCAAACAAGCTATATATTGGAAGCCTTTGGCAATGCTAAAACAACTAGGAATAACAACTCCAGCCGATTT GGAAAGTTAATTGAAATCCATTTTAGTGATACTGGAAAAATTTGTGGTGCTAAAATACAGACTT TCCTACTTGAAAAG TCAAGAGTTGTTCAGTTGGCTCAAGGAGAGAGGTCCTACCATATTTTCTATCAGCTTTGTGCTGGGGCTCCTTCTTGTCTCCAAG GTAGACTGATGTTAAAAAGGGCTTGTGATTACACCTATCTCAATCAGAGTGATTGCTTAGAGATCCATGGTGTTGATGATGGCCAGAATTTTTCTACTCTTATG GAAGCTCTAAATATTGTTGGAATATCCAAAGATGACCAAGAGCAGGCCTTTGAGATGATTGCTGCAGTATTGTGGCTGGGAAACATATCATTTCATGTCATTGACAATGAAAACCACACAGAGGTTGTTGCCAATGAAG CTGTTAAAAACGCTGCTAACCTGATCGGCTGTGGTATTCCGGAGTTAATGCATGCTCTATCAACACATAGCATACAAGCTGGAAAAGATAAAGTTGCCAAAAAGCTGACACTACAACAG GCAATTGATGCGAGAGACTCCTTAGCCAAGTTAATCCATGCAAGCTTGTTTGAGTGGTTAGTAGAAAAGATCAACATATCACTTGCAAGGGTCAAGCATCACACTGGAAGTTCAATAAGGATTTTAGATATTTATGGGTTTGAATCATTTAAG AAAAATAGCTTTGAGCAGTTTTGCATCAACTACGCTAACGAAAGGCTCCAACAACATTTTATCCGACATCTCTTTAAAATTGAGCAAGAG GAATATGAGTCGGACGGAATTGACTGGGAAAAAGTAGATTTTGTAGATAATCAAGAATGTCTCAATCTCTTTGAGAAG AAACCTCTTGGATTAGTATCTTTATTGGATGAAGAATCAAATTTTCCCAAAGCCACAAGTTTAACTTTTGCTGCTAAGCTGAAACAGCACCTCAGTGCTAATTATTGTTTTAAAGGAGATGGGGCTGGAGCATTTACTGTTTGCCATTATGCTGGAGAG GTTCTCTATGACACCGGGGAGTTCCTGGAAAAGAACAGAGATCCATTGCATTCCGAAATCATACAGTTATTCTCACTGTGTAACAGCCAATTGCCTCAATTGTTTGCCTCTAAAATGATCCCATCTCAGAAGCAAAGTGTGATAACAAAATTCAAG GACCAGCTTTTTAAATTAATGCAGCAGCTTGAAAGCACAACTCCCCATTTTGTccgttgtataaagccaaatagTAAGAAGGTTCATGGTGAATTCGAGAAAGATCTTGTATCAGAGCAGCTTAGATGCTGTGGCATTCTTGAAGTTGTTAGGATCTCAAGATCTGGGTACCCAACCCGGATGACACATCAAGAATTCACAAGAAG GTATGGGATCTTACTTCCTGAGAATAACATATGCCAAAATCCATTAAATACCTCAATAGCCATTCTACAGAAGTTTGATATCCAACCTGAAATGTACCAGGTTGGTTATACAAAGTTATTCTTCCGAGCAGGACAG ATTGGTGCTCTGGAAGATGTTAGAGGAGAAACTCTGACAGGTGCTCTTGAGATACAGAAATGCTTCCGTCGTCATCTGGCTCATCGGAGTATTCTCAAACTTAAGGGGGGAAGTACCGCGTTGCAATCAT ATGTCCGTGGTGAAATCGTGAGAAGAGAGTATATTGCTTTACTAAAGCTGAAGCAGCAAGTTGCTGAACAAAAGATGGATGAGGCAGTTCTGCAACTACAATCTG CAATTCGTGGATGGATGGTACGAAGGCATTTTAGTAACAGTCAGGAATTGGAAGAATCCAATGCCAGTGAAGAACCAGATATGATGATTTCTGAAATGCAG GATGTTCTAACAGAACTGCCACTTTCTGCTATTGAACTGCAAAAGAGGTTAGTGATAGCAGAAATGACTCTTGtaaaaaaggaaagagaaaaTGCTGTCTTGAGAGAGAAATTACAACAGTATGAGGCCAAGAGGTTGGAATGTGAATCCAAGATGAAATCCATGGAGGAGATGTTGCACAATCAGATGGCATCATTACAA ATGAGTTTGGCTGCCGCAAGACAAAGCATCTGTGCTGATAAATGTAGCACTATATCTGAAAAATACTGTGATAACGAATCACCTCGGTTTTATGATTGTGAGGAGGCCTCTTCTCAGAATCCCAGTGCTAGTGCTCTCATCAAATATTCCAGCAAGGGTACTGCAGCTTCTACATGTGGGGACAAGGGCGGCTTAGAGTTAGCTGCTCCTCAGCTTGAGCCGAAAAAACATAAGTTTGTTGATGAAGTCCGGGCTGTTATGAAGATCAAGTCAGTTAGTCTAGTTCGGATGAGTCCTAGAGATGAACTGCAGAATATGAAAAACAAGCTCGGAGCATGGAAAACAGATATAAAGGGTAAGTTAAAGGATGCAAAGCCAAAATCACAGAAGCCTGGGCATGCTGATGGTGAAAAAGTTAATCGAAAATG GAATGATCTTGTCCCACAACGCCGATTCAGTTTACATTAG
- the LOC121768903 gene encoding myosin-2-like isoform X3 produces MSSTGTSLEEMLDSLGRRDDQKPNDMPPALPARPTSRTRLPSNRRAALPGIVEAVMELSSLNCANKDDSKGSRWESVGAKTVKKVKQGESHYPMAASDESKSVEMLANPPLGSSFRESERNMDMEYFIKHVGKLLVWCRLLNGPWESGEMKSTSGDEVSVLLTNGTVSTFNKLNIFPANPDILQGVDDLIQLSHLNEPSVLHNIHHRFSHDIVYSKAGPVLVAVNPFKDIQLYGDDFVNGYRQKLLDSPHVYAVADKAYCEMMTDKRNQSIVISGESGAGKTETAKLVMQYLAALGGGSNGGIESEFLQTSYILEAFGNAKTTRNNNSSRFGKLIEIHFSDTGKICGAKIQTFLLEKSRVVQLAQGERSYHIFYQLCAGAPSCLQGRLMLKRACDYTYLNQSDCLEIHGVDDGQNFSTLMEALNIVGISKDDQEQAFEMIAAVLWLGNISFHVIDNENHTEVVANEAVKNAANLIGCGIPELMHALSTHSIQAGKDKVAKKLTLQQAIDARDSLAKLIHASLFEWLVEKINISLARVKHHTGSSIRILDIYGFESFKKNSFEQFCINYANERLQQHFIRHLFKIEQEEYESDGIDWEKVDFVDNQECLNLFEKKPLGLVSLLDEESNFPKATSLTFAAKLKQHLSANYCFKGDGAGAFTVCHYAGEVLYDTGEFLEKNRDPLHSEIIQLFSLCNSQLPQLFASKMIPSQKQSVITKFKDQLFKLMQQLESTTPHFVRCIKPNSKKVHGEFEKDLVSEQLRCCGILEVVRISRSGYPTRMTHQEFTRRYGILLPENNICQNPLNTSIAILQKFDIQPEMYQVGYTKLFFRAGQIGALEDVRGETLTGALEIQKCFRRHLAHRSILKLKGGSTALQSYVRGEIVRREYIALLKLKQQVAEQKMDEAVLQLQSAIRGWMVRRHFSNSQELEESNASEEPDMMISEMQDVLTELPLSAIELQKRLVIAEMTLVKKERENAVLREKLQQYEAKRLECESKMKSMEEMLHNQMASLQMSLAAARQSICADKCSTISEKYCDNESPRFYDCEEASSQNPSASALIKYSSKGTAASTCGDKGGLELAAPQLEPKKHKFVDEVRAVMKIKSVSLVRMSPRDELQNMKNKLGAWKTDIKGKLKDAKPKSQKPGHADGEKVNRKWNDLVPQRRFSLH; encoded by the exons ATGTCCTCAACTGGGACCTCCTTAGAGGAAATGCTGGATTCTCTGGGGCGAAGAGACGATCAGAAGCCCAACGACATGCCTCCAGCCCTCCCGGCACGGCCGACCTCTCGCACTCGCCTTCCATCGAACAGGCGGGCAGCGCTGCCTGGCATTGTTGAAGCAGTGATGGAGCTGAGCTCATTAAACTGTGCGAACAAGGATGATTCCAAAGGCTCTAGGTGGGAGAGTGTTGGGGCCAAAACTGTTAAAAAAGTGAAACAGGGGGAATCACACTACCCCATGGCTGCTTCAGATGAGTCCAAGTCCGTAGAGATGCTTGCCAACCCTCCCCTAGGGTCGAGCTTTAGGGAGTCCGAGAGGAACATGGATATGGAGTATTTTATCAAACATGTAGGG AAACTTCTTGTTTGGTGTCGGCTACTTAATGGCCCATGGGAATCAGGAGAAATGAAATCTACTTCAGGCGATGAAGTCTCTGTCCTTCTCACAAACGGAACT GTTTCCACGTTCAACAAACTGAATATTTTTCCTGCCAATCCAGACATTCTTCAGGGGGTGGATGATCTTATCCAACTTAGTCATTTGAATGAGCCTTCAGTtcttcataatattcaccacAGATTTTCTCATGACATAGTATAT AGTAAGGCAGGGCCCGTTTTAGTGGCAGTCAATCCTTTCAAAGATATCCAGCTATATGGGGATGACTTTGTTAACGGTTATCGACAGAAGCTCCTAGACAGCCCTCATGTTTATGCTGTTGCTGACAAAGCATACTGTGAAATGATGACAG ATAAAAGAAACCAGTCCATTGTGATAAG TGGGGAGAGTGGGGCTGGGAAGACTGAAACTGCCAAGTTAGTGATGCAATATTTGGCTGCACTTGGTGGAGGTAGTAACGGTGGAATAGAATCTGAGTTTCTGCAAACAAGCTATATATTGGAAGCCTTTGGCAATGCTAAAACAACTAGGAATAACAACTCCAGCCGATTT GGAAAGTTAATTGAAATCCATTTTAGTGATACTGGAAAAATTTGTGGTGCTAAAATACAGACTT TCCTACTTGAAAAG TCAAGAGTTGTTCAGTTGGCTCAAGGAGAGAGGTCCTACCATATTTTCTATCAGCTTTGTGCTGGGGCTCCTTCTTGTCTCCAAG GTAGACTGATGTTAAAAAGGGCTTGTGATTACACCTATCTCAATCAGAGTGATTGCTTAGAGATCCATGGTGTTGATGATGGCCAGAATTTTTCTACTCTTATG GAAGCTCTAAATATTGTTGGAATATCCAAAGATGACCAAGAGCAGGCCTTTGAGATGATTGCTGCAGTATTGTGGCTGGGAAACATATCATTTCATGTCATTGACAATGAAAACCACACAGAGGTTGTTGCCAATGAAG CTGTTAAAAACGCTGCTAACCTGATCGGCTGTGGTATTCCGGAGTTAATGCATGCTCTATCAACACATAGCATACAAGCTGGAAAAGATAAAGTTGCCAAAAAGCTGACACTACAACAG GCAATTGATGCGAGAGACTCCTTAGCCAAGTTAATCCATGCAAGCTTGTTTGAGTGGTTAGTAGAAAAGATCAACATATCACTTGCAAGGGTCAAGCATCACACTGGAAGTTCAATAAGGATTTTAGATATTTATGGGTTTGAATCATTTAAG AAAAATAGCTTTGAGCAGTTTTGCATCAACTACGCTAACGAAAGGCTCCAACAACATTTTATCCGACATCTCTTTAAAATTGAGCAAGAG GAATATGAGTCGGACGGAATTGACTGGGAAAAAGTAGATTTTGTAGATAATCAAGAATGTCTCAATCTCTTTGAGAAG AAACCTCTTGGATTAGTATCTTTATTGGATGAAGAATCAAATTTTCCCAAAGCCACAAGTTTAACTTTTGCTGCTAAGCTGAAACAGCACCTCAGTGCTAATTATTGTTTTAAAGGAGATGGGGCTGGAGCATTTACTGTTTGCCATTATGCTGGAGAG GTTCTCTATGACACCGGGGAGTTCCTGGAAAAGAACAGAGATCCATTGCATTCCGAAATCATACAGTTATTCTCACTGTGTAACAGCCAATTGCCTCAATTGTTTGCCTCTAAAATGATCCCATCTCAGAAGCAAAGTGTGATAACAAAATTCAAG GACCAGCTTTTTAAATTAATGCAGCAGCTTGAAAGCACAACTCCCCATTTTGTccgttgtataaagccaaatagTAAGAAGGTTCATGGTGAATTCGAGAAAGATCTTGTATCAGAGCAGCTTAGATGCTGTGGCATTCTTGAAGTTGTTAGGATCTCAAGATCTGGGTACCCAACCCGGATGACACATCAAGAATTCACAAGAAG GTATGGGATCTTACTTCCTGAGAATAACATATGCCAAAATCCATTAAATACCTCAATAGCCATTCTACAGAAGTTTGATATCCAACCTGAAATGTACCAGGTTGGTTATACAAAGTTATTCTTCCGAGCAGGACAG ATTGGTGCTCTGGAAGATGTTAGAGGAGAAACTCTGACAGGTGCTCTTGAGATACAGAAATGCTTCCGTCGTCATCTGGCTCATCGGAGTATTCTCAAACTTAAGGGGGGAAGTACCGCGTTGCAATCAT ATGTCCGTGGTGAAATCGTGAGAAGAGAGTATATTGCTTTACTAAAGCTGAAGCAGCAAGTTGCTGAACAAAAGATGGATGAGGCAGTTCTGCAACTACAATCTG CAATTCGTGGATGGATGGTACGAAGGCATTTTAGTAACAGTCAGGAATTGGAAGAATCCAATGCCAGTGAAGAACCAGATATGATGATTTCTGAAATGCAG GATGTTCTAACAGAACTGCCACTTTCTGCTATTGAACTGCAAAAGAGGTTAGTGATAGCAGAAATGACTCTTGtaaaaaaggaaagagaaaaTGCTGTCTTGAGAGAGAAATTACAACAGTATGAGGCCAAGAGGTTGGAATGTGAATCCAAGATGAAATCCATGGAGGAGATGTTGCACAATCAGATGGCATCATTACAA ATGAGTTTGGCTGCCGCAAGACAAAGCATCTGTGCTGATAAATGTAGCACTATATCTGAAAAATACTGTGATAACGAATCACCTCGGTTTTATGATTGTGAGGAGGCCTCTTCTCAGAATCCCAGTGCTAGTGCTCTCATCAAATATTCCAGCAAGGGTACTGCAGCTTCTACATGTGGGGACAAGGGCGGCTTAGAGTTAGCTGCTCCTCAGCTTGAGCCGAAAAAACATAAGTTTGTTGATGAAGTCCGGGCTGTTATGAAGATCAAGTCAGTTAGTCTAGTTCGGATGAGTCCTAGAGATGAACTGCAGAATATGAAAAACAAGCTCGGAGCATGGAAAACAGATATAAAGGGTAAGTTAAAGGATGCAAAGCCAAAATCACAGAAGCCTGGGCATGCTGATGGTGAAAAAGTTAATCGAAAATG GAATGATCTTGTCCCACAACGCCGATTCAGTTTACATTAG
- the LOC121768903 gene encoding myosin-2-like isoform X6: MSSTGTSLEEMLDSLGRRDDQKPNDMPPALPARPTSRTRLPSNRRAALPGIVEAVMELSSLNCANKDDSKGSRWESVGAKTVKKVKQGESHYPMAASDESKSVEMLANPPLGSSFRESERNMDMEYFIKHVGKLLVWCRLLNGPWESGEMKSTSGDEVSVLLTNGTVSTFNKLNIFPANPDILQGVDDLIQLSHLNEPSVLHNIHHRFSHDIVYSKAGPVLVAVNPFKDIQLYGDDFVNGYRQKLLDSPHVYAVADKAYCEMMTDKRNQSIVISGESGAGKTETAKLVMQYLAALGGGSNGGIESEFLQTSYILEAFGNAKTTRNNNSSRFGKLIEIHFSDTGKICGAKIQTFLLEKSRVVQLAQGERSYHIFYQLCAGAPSCLQGRLMLKRACDYTYLNQSDCLEIHGVDDGQNFSTLMEALNIVGISKDDQEQAFEMIAAVLWLGNISFHVIDNENHTEVVANEGIWSYFLISTAVKNAANLIGCGIPELMHALSTHSIQAGKDKVAKKLTLQQAIDARDSLAKLIHASLFEWLVEKINISLARVKHHTGSSIRILDIYGFESFKKNSFEQFCINYANERLQQHFIRHLFKIEQEEYESDGIDWEKVDFVDNQECLNLFEKKPLGLVSLLDEESNFPKATSLTFAAKLKQHLSANYCFKGDGAGAFTVCHYAGEVLYDTGEFLEKNRDPLHSEIIQLFSLCNSQLPQLFASKMIPSQKQSVITKFKDQLFKLMQQLESTTPHFVRCIKPNSKKVHGEFEKDLVSEQLRCCGILEVVRISRSGYPTRMTHQEFTRRYGILLPENNICQNPLNTSIAILQKFDIQPEMYQVGYTKLFFRAGQIGALEDVRGETLTGALEIQKCFRRHLAHRSILKLKGGSTALQSYVRGEIVRREYIALLKLKQQVAEQKMDEAVLQLQSAIRGWMVRRHFSNSQELEESNASEEPDMMISEMQDVLTELPLSAIELQKRLVIAEMTLVKKERENAVLREKLQQYEAKRLECESKMKSMEEMLHNQMASLQVSY, encoded by the exons ATGTCCTCAACTGGGACCTCCTTAGAGGAAATGCTGGATTCTCTGGGGCGAAGAGACGATCAGAAGCCCAACGACATGCCTCCAGCCCTCCCGGCACGGCCGACCTCTCGCACTCGCCTTCCATCGAACAGGCGGGCAGCGCTGCCTGGCATTGTTGAAGCAGTGATGGAGCTGAGCTCATTAAACTGTGCGAACAAGGATGATTCCAAAGGCTCTAGGTGGGAGAGTGTTGGGGCCAAAACTGTTAAAAAAGTGAAACAGGGGGAATCACACTACCCCATGGCTGCTTCAGATGAGTCCAAGTCCGTAGAGATGCTTGCCAACCCTCCCCTAGGGTCGAGCTTTAGGGAGTCCGAGAGGAACATGGATATGGAGTATTTTATCAAACATGTAGGG AAACTTCTTGTTTGGTGTCGGCTACTTAATGGCCCATGGGAATCAGGAGAAATGAAATCTACTTCAGGCGATGAAGTCTCTGTCCTTCTCACAAACGGAACT GTTTCCACGTTCAACAAACTGAATATTTTTCCTGCCAATCCAGACATTCTTCAGGGGGTGGATGATCTTATCCAACTTAGTCATTTGAATGAGCCTTCAGTtcttcataatattcaccacAGATTTTCTCATGACATAGTATAT AGTAAGGCAGGGCCCGTTTTAGTGGCAGTCAATCCTTTCAAAGATATCCAGCTATATGGGGATGACTTTGTTAACGGTTATCGACAGAAGCTCCTAGACAGCCCTCATGTTTATGCTGTTGCTGACAAAGCATACTGTGAAATGATGACAG ATAAAAGAAACCAGTCCATTGTGATAAG TGGGGAGAGTGGGGCTGGGAAGACTGAAACTGCCAAGTTAGTGATGCAATATTTGGCTGCACTTGGTGGAGGTAGTAACGGTGGAATAGAATCTGAGTTTCTGCAAACAAGCTATATATTGGAAGCCTTTGGCAATGCTAAAACAACTAGGAATAACAACTCCAGCCGATTT GGAAAGTTAATTGAAATCCATTTTAGTGATACTGGAAAAATTTGTGGTGCTAAAATACAGACTT TCCTACTTGAAAAG TCAAGAGTTGTTCAGTTGGCTCAAGGAGAGAGGTCCTACCATATTTTCTATCAGCTTTGTGCTGGGGCTCCTTCTTGTCTCCAAG GTAGACTGATGTTAAAAAGGGCTTGTGATTACACCTATCTCAATCAGAGTGATTGCTTAGAGATCCATGGTGTTGATGATGGCCAGAATTTTTCTACTCTTATG GAAGCTCTAAATATTGTTGGAATATCCAAAGATGACCAAGAGCAGGCCTTTGAGATGATTGCTGCAGTATTGTGGCTGGGAAACATATCATTTCATGTCATTGACAATGAAAACCACACAGAGGTTGTTGCCAATGAAG GTATTTGGAGTTATTTTCTCATATCCACAGCTGTTAAAAACGCTGCTAACCTGATCGGCTGTGGTATTCCGGAGTTAATGCATGCTCTATCAACACATAGCATACAAGCTGGAAAAGATAAAGTTGCCAAAAAGCTGACACTACAACAG GCAATTGATGCGAGAGACTCCTTAGCCAAGTTAATCCATGCAAGCTTGTTTGAGTGGTTAGTAGAAAAGATCAACATATCACTTGCAAGGGTCAAGCATCACACTGGAAGTTCAATAAGGATTTTAGATATTTATGGGTTTGAATCATTTAAG AAAAATAGCTTTGAGCAGTTTTGCATCAACTACGCTAACGAAAGGCTCCAACAACATTTTATCCGACATCTCTTTAAAATTGAGCAAGAG GAATATGAGTCGGACGGAATTGACTGGGAAAAAGTAGATTTTGTAGATAATCAAGAATGTCTCAATCTCTTTGAGAAG AAACCTCTTGGATTAGTATCTTTATTGGATGAAGAATCAAATTTTCCCAAAGCCACAAGTTTAACTTTTGCTGCTAAGCTGAAACAGCACCTCAGTGCTAATTATTGTTTTAAAGGAGATGGGGCTGGAGCATTTACTGTTTGCCATTATGCTGGAGAG GTTCTCTATGACACCGGGGAGTTCCTGGAAAAGAACAGAGATCCATTGCATTCCGAAATCATACAGTTATTCTCACTGTGTAACAGCCAATTGCCTCAATTGTTTGCCTCTAAAATGATCCCATCTCAGAAGCAAAGTGTGATAACAAAATTCAAG GACCAGCTTTTTAAATTAATGCAGCAGCTTGAAAGCACAACTCCCCATTTTGTccgttgtataaagccaaatagTAAGAAGGTTCATGGTGAATTCGAGAAAGATCTTGTATCAGAGCAGCTTAGATGCTGTGGCATTCTTGAAGTTGTTAGGATCTCAAGATCTGGGTACCCAACCCGGATGACACATCAAGAATTCACAAGAAG GTATGGGATCTTACTTCCTGAGAATAACATATGCCAAAATCCATTAAATACCTCAATAGCCATTCTACAGAAGTTTGATATCCAACCTGAAATGTACCAGGTTGGTTATACAAAGTTATTCTTCCGAGCAGGACAG ATTGGTGCTCTGGAAGATGTTAGAGGAGAAACTCTGACAGGTGCTCTTGAGATACAGAAATGCTTCCGTCGTCATCTGGCTCATCGGAGTATTCTCAAACTTAAGGGGGGAAGTACCGCGTTGCAATCAT ATGTCCGTGGTGAAATCGTGAGAAGAGAGTATATTGCTTTACTAAAGCTGAAGCAGCAAGTTGCTGAACAAAAGATGGATGAGGCAGTTCTGCAACTACAATCTG CAATTCGTGGATGGATGGTACGAAGGCATTTTAGTAACAGTCAGGAATTGGAAGAATCCAATGCCAGTGAAGAACCAGATATGATGATTTCTGAAATGCAG GATGTTCTAACAGAACTGCCACTTTCTGCTATTGAACTGCAAAAGAGGTTAGTGATAGCAGAAATGACTCTTGtaaaaaaggaaagagaaaaTGCTGTCTTGAGAGAGAAATTACAACAGTATGAGGCCAAGAGGTTGGAATGTGAATCCAAGATGAAATCCATGGAGGAGATGTTGCACAATCAGATGGCATCATTACAAGTGAGTTATTAG